The following are encoded in a window of Kitasatospora fiedleri genomic DNA:
- the trhA gene encoding PAQR family membrane homeostasis protein TrhA: MLSMTAEALELLKPKWRGWLHAGMFPAALAAGIVLICLADSTAARVACVVYSVSAWMLFGVSALYHRFTWGPRGEAVLRRLDHANIFLIIAGTYTPFTMLLLDGARQQVLLWLVWGGALAGIAFRVFWVGAPRWLYTPCYVALGWAAVFFLPDFLHRGGAAVLTLIVVGGVLYTVGGVVYGLKRPNPSPRWFGFHEVFHALTLGAFIVQYVGVSLVAYTLTS; encoded by the coding sequence ATGCTGTCCATGACCGCGGAAGCGCTGGAGCTCTTGAAGCCCAAGTGGCGTGGCTGGCTGCACGCCGGAATGTTCCCGGCCGCCCTGGCCGCCGGAATCGTGTTGATCTGCCTGGCCGACTCGACGGCGGCGCGGGTCGCCTGCGTCGTCTACTCGGTGAGCGCCTGGATGCTGTTCGGGGTGAGCGCGCTCTACCACCGCTTCACCTGGGGGCCGCGCGGCGAGGCGGTGCTGCGCCGGCTCGACCACGCCAACATCTTCCTGATCATCGCCGGGACGTACACCCCGTTCACCATGCTGCTGCTGGACGGCGCGCGACAGCAGGTGCTGCTGTGGCTGGTGTGGGGCGGGGCGCTGGCCGGGATCGCGTTCCGGGTGTTCTGGGTCGGCGCGCCCCGCTGGCTGTACACCCCGTGCTACGTGGCCCTCGGCTGGGCGGCGGTGTTCTTCCTGCCGGACTTCCTGCACAGGGGCGGCGCGGCCGTGCTGACCCTGATCGTCGTCGGCGGCGTGCTCTACACGGTCGGCGGCGTGGTCTACGGCCTCAAGCGGCCGAACCCGTCACCGCGCTGGTTCGGCTTCCACGAGGTGTTCCACGCCCTCACCCTGGGCGCGTTCATCGTGCAGTACGTGGGGGTCTCGCTGGTGGCGTACACCCTCACCTCCTGA